In one Massilia endophytica genomic region, the following are encoded:
- a CDS encoding GAF domain-containing protein, producing MDGMTEPAPHAQNRRLRQLELLLEVSRRMASYDTLDEILNALVEVTTEQLGAERGSLFLNDAETNELFSRVAQGNIQREIRFLNHVGIAGHVFSTGESLLIPDAYADPRFNRSVDEQTGFVTRNILCVPIRTVKGEIIGVAQTLNKIKGKFSKADLELLGALTTQGTLALQSARFLESMKKVRQQEMEFIDVVSEVTADIKLGSLLQRVMGEATRLLNADRSTLFLNDEKTGELWSQVGQGLESMQIRLPNTAGIAGAVFTSSKAINIPYAYADLRFNPAFDKRTGYFTRSILCVPIINKNGKTIGVTQVLNKRGGPFTAEDESRLRAFTAQISIALENAKLFADVQQMKNYNEAMLESMSNGVITMDGDGRIVTCNAAGLRIFRARSEDVVGHKANDFFSGANAWMLDRLKRVEGSEETDQVMDAELIVGSEKISANVTFQSLLSVEKKSIGSMMMIEDISSEKRLRATMSRYMDPGIASQMITEGADMLGGKNVLATVLFSDIRSFTTITEQLGAQGTVAMLNEYFTLMVDCIQREEGMLDKFIGDAIMAAFGIPVGHEDDADRAVRTAIAMIRALQSWNAQRAGEGKPPIDIGIGLNTDQVVSGNIGSKKRMDYTIIGDGVNLAARLESACKQYGARILISEFTYRALRGTYRMRELDIVVVQGKTKPVSIYEVLDFHTADSYPHLVDAMGLFRDGLDAYRSRQWLKAWELFTRVLSLNANDKAAAMYVERCDELAANPPPEDWDGTYVMRSK from the coding sequence ATGGACGGCATGACAGAACCGGCCCCGCACGCCCAGAACCGCCGCCTGCGCCAGCTCGAACTGCTGCTGGAAGTCTCGCGCCGCATGGCGTCCTACGACACGCTGGACGAGATTCTCAACGCCCTCGTCGAGGTCACCACCGAGCAGCTGGGCGCGGAACGGGGCTCGCTCTTTCTCAACGACGCGGAGACCAACGAGCTGTTCTCCCGGGTCGCCCAGGGCAACATCCAGCGCGAGATCCGCTTCCTGAATCATGTGGGCATCGCGGGCCATGTATTCAGCACCGGCGAATCGCTGCTGATTCCGGATGCCTATGCCGATCCGCGCTTCAACCGCTCCGTGGACGAGCAGACGGGCTTCGTGACCCGCAATATCCTCTGCGTGCCGATCCGCACCGTGAAGGGCGAGATCATCGGCGTGGCGCAGACCCTGAACAAGATCAAGGGCAAGTTCAGCAAGGCCGACCTGGAGCTGCTCGGGGCCCTCACCACCCAGGGTACGCTGGCGCTGCAGAGCGCGCGCTTCCTGGAAAGCATGAAGAAGGTGCGCCAGCAGGAGATGGAGTTCATCGACGTGGTGTCCGAAGTTACGGCGGACATCAAACTCGGCTCCCTGCTGCAGCGCGTGATGGGCGAGGCCACGCGCCTGCTCAATGCGGACCGCTCCACGCTGTTCCTGAACGACGAGAAAACGGGCGAGCTGTGGTCGCAGGTGGGGCAGGGACTGGAGTCCATGCAGATCCGCCTGCCGAATACGGCCGGTATCGCGGGCGCCGTTTTCACGAGCAGCAAGGCGATCAACATCCCCTATGCCTACGCCGACCTGCGCTTCAACCCCGCCTTCGACAAGCGCACCGGCTATTTCACACGCTCCATCCTGTGCGTCCCCATCATCAACAAGAATGGCAAGACCATCGGCGTGACGCAGGTGCTGAACAAGCGCGGCGGACCGTTCACGGCGGAGGACGAATCGCGCCTGCGCGCCTTCACGGCCCAGATCTCCATCGCCCTCGAAAACGCCAAGCTGTTCGCGGACGTGCAGCAGATGAAGAACTACAACGAGGCCATGCTGGAGTCGATGTCCAACGGTGTGATCACGATGGATGGCGACGGCAGGATCGTTACCTGCAATGCGGCGGGCCTGCGCATTTTCCGCGCCCGCAGCGAGGACGTGGTGGGCCACAAGGCCAATGACTTCTTCAGCGGCGCCAATGCCTGGATGCTCGACCGCCTGAAGCGGGTGGAAGGCTCCGAGGAGACCGACCAGGTCATGGATGCGGAGCTCATCGTGGGCAGCGAGAAGATCTCGGCCAATGTCACCTTCCAGTCGCTGCTGTCGGTGGAGAAGAAGAGCATCGGCTCCATGATGATGATCGAGGATATCTCCAGCGAGAAGCGCCTGCGCGCCACCATGTCGCGCTACATGGATCCCGGCATCGCCAGCCAGATGATTACCGAGGGCGCGGATATGCTGGGCGGGAAGAACGTGCTGGCCACCGTGCTGTTCTCGGACATCCGCAGTTTCACCACCATCACCGAGCAGCTGGGCGCCCAGGGCACGGTGGCCATGCTGAACGAGTACTTCACGCTGATGGTGGACTGCATCCAGCGCGAAGAGGGCATGCTGGACAAGTTCATCGGCGACGCCATCATGGCCGCCTTCGGCATCCCCGTCGGCCACGAGGACGACGCGGACCGCGCGGTGCGCACCGCCATCGCCATGATCCGCGCACTGCAAAGCTGGAATGCGCAGCGTGCGGGCGAGGGGAAGCCGCCCATCGACATCGGCATCGGCCTGAATACCGACCAGGTGGTGTCCGGGAATATCGGCTCCAAGAAACGGATGGACTACACGATCATCGGCGACGGCGTGAACCTTGCGGCGCGGCTGGAATCGGCCTGCAAGCAGTACGGCGCGCGCATCCTGATCAGCGAATTCACCTACCGCGCGCTGCGCGGCACCTACCGCATGCGGGAACTGGACATCGTGGTGGTGCAGGGCAAGACCAAACCGGTGTCGATCTACGAGGTGCTGGACTTCCATACCGCCGACAGCTATCCCCACCTGGTAGATGCCATGGGCTTGTTCCGCGACGGGCTGGACGCCTACCGCAGCCGGCAATGGCTGAAAGCCTGGGAACTGTTTACCCGCGTGCTGTCGCTGAATGCCAACGATAAAGCCGCCGCCATGTACGTGGAGCGCTGCGACGAGCTTGCGGCCAATCCCCCGCCGGAAGACTGGGATGGTACCTACGTCATGCGCAGCAAATAA